Below is a window of Zymoseptoria tritici IPO323 chromosome 9, whole genome shotgun sequence DNA.
AGCATATGAACCAACATATCTGGACGTCGTATCTACTCTCTCAGCCATCGAGTATCGACGTCGCAATTCACGCAGTTCACTGTGATCTGCTCGCCCGGCTTCGTGCCTTTCGCTCTTCTCGTTCTCGGCATGATCAAGAGATCGACCCAGCACGACGGCACCGCGTGATCTCATATTCAACAAAAAACCAACACGACATGGCTGCTGGTCAACCCGCTTTCATGCCGACCATCGTCCGCCACAGTGTGATCGTTTCGCAACCACCAACAACAAGTCCTTGGAAGCTATTGAACGTTCCACAGTGTCGGGCCGATGGACGCGGGACGTGTCAAATAATACACTCATATCACCTGACGTTGATACACGCAGTTGCACGCGAGTGCGTTCGCTCCGACTCGTGGCGTAAGGGGAGATCTGAGATTGGGGGCTGAAGTTTATCGGGATTGTGACGATGATTCAGTTGGTTTCAACGGTCAGAGATTGGGGGCTGGGAAGTTCTCGGCTTTTTGCATTCATCAACGTTGGGCTGAGGACTTTGATTCAGGCATTGCCAACCCACAGAGCGACTCTCTGGCCATCAGACATGCTGTTACGTGGATGCCTACACTTACGTGCTGGAGACGGAAAGAAGAGCTGCTTCTGGCTGCAGCGTTGATGTCGGTTCTACTAGCCACATTAGCCGATGTCTTCATGCACGCTGCACGAGCGGAGCGGCCGAAAGACTTTGGACCGAATGAACACTCTCCATCTAGGCGCCGATGTTCTCGCATTTTGTTCATTGGTTGTCTGTGGTGAATCTCTGGACAGGGATTGGCCAGAGCCGGTTGAATTTCGCCATATTTCTGTGGATCCGGATGGGCCCCCCCTTGCTTGCATGGTTCAAGGCTGTTGATGATGGGGACGGAAGCCGTGGACTTGACTCCTTGAGGGTAATATTCGCCAGTTGATGGGCGGCGAGACTATCGTCGGACAGCAAGTTGGGCCGAGTGCACCAAAGGTCGCCGGCGCCATCGCTCGCTGGGGTCCTCGGGGGCAAGGCGCCCCGTCGCGGGTCGAATCATGAAGCCTGTCAGCGAGAGTCGGCAGTTGTGGTCTGAAAACGATACCCAGCTTGCATCGATGCACAAAGGGTTCGAAGGAGAGGTTCTTCATCGAGAAGTCTCCCGTGATGCTTTATAGTTCCAGGAACTACGCGGATGAATGAAGCACGCTCCCTTTCAATCGAGGAAAAATATAAGACCTTCGACAACCTACTCGACCTTCTGTCAGACGCGCGTCGACGTGGGCATCTACAAAGGTACCTTGTTGCCCGCAAAGGACTTTCTGCTGGATTGAGGTTATCAACGAGTGGTAGCATCATACCCTCAAGGCTCCTTACCTCCACTCACCAGTGGAGACTGACTTCAGCCAGATACGAGTACACATCGCATCGGACGGCATCAGCGTGCTCTTCAGCATCAACTTGGCAGCCGCGATCCCTTGCATCGAGCCGCATCACTGCTGAGAAGAGTCAAACATCGGACAGCATTGGACATGCCTCTCCAGACCAAACGGATCTCCGCCGCATGCAGCATGCACGAGCGCCTTCGATAAAGATTCGACACGTACTGGAGTTGTCTTCCCTTGGCTTCCGCTTGGACCTTGAATCGGCTCTACTGCAAGCCCTCTGGGCTGCTCCCAGTGCAAAGGACCACGCCTCCGTTTCATGTTCACAAACTGCGGCACGTATGAAGCGACGCTCACCTTCACAACGCTGTGCCATTTCTTGGAAGCATGCGCGTCTTCGCAATGGACGATCGTGCTGGATCTGTGGATCTGATCGACAAGTTGCTGGGATGAGATCCTTTGGCCAGAGCTGTCGCCAGTCCCGGACCCGTCAGAAGCTGTGGGAGTGATGCATGATCTCCTTGCTGATGCCTGTCATGACTCGACGTACAAGGGACTGCATGGGAGAATTGAGTCCTTTCCAACAGCTGTCTCGGGACCGAGATCCCCTCGGTGCCTTCTCCGAATTTCCACTGAAGGAAGCGAGTACAACACCAGGTTTTCTTCATCCGATGCATATCTACTTGGCAATGCGAGCTTGTCAATTCCTCGATGAGGCGACTCGGGACCGAGTTCTTGTCTAGTCCGCGAGACCTGATGACCGAAAGTATAGGCAATGCCAACAAGATTGGTTTCGAATCAACGATGGGACTGTCAGCCTTGCGTTTCGACATACGGACAGATGGGCAATGCTTCCGATGTATTGCAAGGTGCAGCTCAACATATCGTTGATGAATGCTACAAAGTAGCGAAGCCTTTCTTTCATCGGCACAATTGGCGATAAGTCCTCATGATGTGCTGTCAGATTCAACTCCATGATCGTCTCGGCGATGAAACCGCCACACCTGTTGTCAATCGAATGTGCCGTGGAGGAACATTCCAATCATCCAATTCGTGCCGCTCCGATGTGATCGGAGCAGGTACAATCTCTAGTGTTGTGAAGTAACCAGGTTCTGTGCATGAACGTTCACGCCCCGGTGCAGGGATGTTTTGACACTTGCAGGATCCGTGAGATTGACAAGGGCACCGCTGCTCTCGCTCAATTCATCATCAACCCGTCTAAATCGCCACCTCCTCTTTACGCCTCATGCTCCAAATGTTGCAATCGCATCCACAGCCAAGGCGGAAAAATATGCGTCTCGATGGCCGAGCAAGTCCGATGAAACTCGCTTCTTTCACCGTCATGCAACGATCCGTGAAAATACGTGTCGTCAACAATGCACCGCTGATCCAACCACGACGAGGTCGCACGAGCGTTCGAAGCCCTGTGTGGAGTGTGCACGACCAGATCCACATCGCCGTCCATCCCTTTGCGGGCCCGCATGAAGCTCGGATCATGTGATACAAGCGTGGAGGGACCGTGTCCGTCCGGCGGAAGAAGCTGGAGTTGGAAGGTGGACTCAGTTTTGCCCGAGTGTGGACTCTGGCCGTCGTCGAGATTGCAAGTCGCTCGGATAACGTCTTCCGGAGCTCTCTCATGAGTCGATCCTCAGAACGTGGATTGTCTGGATTGGTTCGAAATTTGGGTCATGTCTGCAGCATGAGACAACCTCTCTTCTGCCAGGCGACATAGCCTTTGGCTGATATTGACTGTCGAGCCAGATCTGGAATCAATCGCGATGAAACAATGCAGAGGTGGGTTGAGATCCGGAACGGTTTCTCGTAACAAGATCGCAAATGCTGTAATCGCGGATTCACAGCTCTTCGCAGAACTTGCTGCGTTTCCGGCCAGGTTGGTCTTCAACATCACTTCTCCGATGGCCACCACGACAACCCTTGTCCGGATCTATGGTCGACACGCGCGGAGCCTGCCCGAAGAAAGAAGACAATTGCTGGTATTCGACGAGACTCTTCTGCAAGCAGATTCCCATGGATAGTCTGCGACAGACGGTTGCACCTGTGCTCTGTCTCATCCAGGCACATCGCCTGCTCCGCGCGGTGTTCAGACACGTACGAACAGCTGTATCTGTCtggacctcgacgacatgatGTCTGTGATGCTTGTACGGCACCCGGAAGATATACTGCTAATCTTCAAGTTTGCGTTTGGCGCAAGTTCTGTCCCACATATGTCACAACGCTACGCAGACCCCGCCGAGCGCCACTGCCGGAGCTACCAGAGAAGACATGGCGAAAGCAATAATAATTCGACATTTGCGCATCTTGCGAATGGAAATGCTGGCATAGAAGAAAGAGCATTGAGCAAACGAGCGCAGGCACGAAGCAATGCTTATGCTGTCTCTCCTGGCATTTCCAGCATGTCGAAGCCATATCAGACCTGCATAGTACCAGCTCGGCGACTGTTGGTAGATGACAAAACCAGATGCGGCAATTGCACACCTGCTTCGCTCGACATGGCCCGGACGTGTACTGCGATTATGCGAAGATCAATCGCTCCAAGTTGCGACGCGCGCTCAAGTATGGTTCGGAAGACTCGTCCTGTGTATGAACCATGGTCCATTTGCCCTGAGAGGTGAAGATCTTCATTCATTGACGATAGTCGTCGGCTGTCCCGAACTTCCTCCCCGCTCCACATTCCGCCGTTTTCATCGACTGAAGGAATGTAATCTCATGTCGTAGCAACACCCAGGTTGCTGCGTGAAATTTACGACAGCGACACGATCCGTCATCGACAGAAACTCTTCGCAGCTTGCAGAAGGACTTTTCGGCACTACTTAGCAGCTTCGACTCGACCTCCAAATCGCCGGGGAGCAGATTATTTAGCGGTTAGCAGCAGACCTCCGGGACGATCACTCCGCATTGCGCGATCACCCTCGATTCTGCATGCCGCAAGACCCCGTCTTTTGGCGTTTTTCCCAACATCCGCTTGCAGCGTCATTTCTGCGGTTCTTTTGAACTTGAGCAAAACATCCGTTTGCGACGCATCTGCCTTTCCGACTCAGGTGTCCTGGAGATCTCGCAGCATCTGCACTACCGTGTGCAGACGGCGAAGAGGTCTAGAGCATCTTCGGGACTTTCTAAAAAATCAGCCTCCTGCCCTCCTGCCCTGCTCCGATCATGCCCGCATAGCATTCTTCTCGGCTACTGGATAACGACGAGTGACTCCTGGTGCTCAGTAAGCTCACTACCCTCATATGTTGCGTCCGAGGTTACAGTCTCGGTTTGGTCAGATGCCGGCTCTCCTGGACTGCTATGCCCTCCATACCTCTTGTGGACTCCCATGACGGTCCGTTCCAAACCGTGGGAATCGTCGTGCGCAAAGCTATAGATCTGGCCACAGGAACAGCAACCCAGCATTTTACACAGCCCGAATCGCAGCAGGCGTCTGGAACACAGCAACATGGATTACTGGAGGCTCGAGCGTCCTCGCTCGGTGCCAACCCGAATTTTAGTGCTTCGACGATCCTACTGCAACGCCAACGCTATCAACTGCAAGTCATAGCAGCCACTTTCTCCAGCGTGAGCGTATTGGCGGCGATATGCGCCCTCTACTGGTTCATGATGATGCGTCGAAACTTTCGCCGCGATCTCGTACTGCTACTGGTAGCCGGCGATTTCTGGAAGTCAAGCTGGTTTTTGATTTCCGCCAGTACTACATTGGCGGGCGTGGATGTTTCGACACCAACGCAGATCTGTCAGGCGAGTGGCTACTTCCTGCAGATGGGGATAGAGTCGTGTGGTATGTGACCGTTAGATGCAAGAGGGATAGCTGCATGTTGCTAACAAGTCACGTTTCTAGATCTGGCCATATTCTTGATGAGGTACGATTGACATCAAAGCCTGATACTCGAACTACAACTGATATTTAGCTTGTTATTAGCCTCCACATGTCGCTCCAGATCTTTCCACCaactcgctcgtttctcGGTCACGATGGCTTGTATCGTGTCCGCTACTACGTGCTTGCTGCATGGCTGATAATTCCGGGAGCTTTCGTCAGCCTGGCATTCGTGAACGCTGGCCATGCTTTCATCGCTCAAGGTGGATTTTGTACTCTGCCCATCCGACCGTTCTGGTATCGTCTCGCTCTGTCCTGGATCCCTCGGTACCTGAACTGGATCTTCATCATGGGCGTCGCCGTTCGCATCTATAGCCACGTTGGTTACGAGTTCAAAGTGTTCGCCGATGAGAGCGATCACAGCTCTAGTGCTGGAGCGATTCCGGGTGGTAGTGATGGTACACAACAGACTAGGCTGCCAGGAGAAGGAGACACAACTCGGCACTCCTATATGGAACAGTCGGACGCAGCTGGCGTTGAAAAGGCCGCAGACCAGAATGACAGCATTGCACCGGATCAGCGTGGAAACATAGTATCAGCGATCAAGAAGCCATTACGGCCGGGGATGGCTATGCTAACATCTAGGGAAAGTCGAAGACAGTCGGTCCCAACATTCACATCAGTGTTTGGTAGTGGCCCTACATGGGATGACGGAACTACAGCTGGTCAAGATCCGACACTACGACCCATCAGCCAGAGCACTCCTACCTCCCGCAGAGGCAGTAAGCAGGACAACAACGGCGGACACATCTCCACTGAGGACTTTGCACCTCCCCCTCTATGGACGCCGCAACCACGAAATCACggctccttctccaccatcaaCTCTAACAAATCCTCAAACTCCTACGACCCTGGCCATCCagctcctctccctcccatcaAGGAAATCAAAACATCCACCTCGAACTCTGTGTCAGGCGCTGCCCTTTCACGCGACAATGCCGCCACTCGCGCACTTCAACTTCGACGCAAAGCCATCCAGCGccaactccgcctcctcttcatctATCCGGTCATGTATCTCATCCTCTGGATCATGCCATTCATCTCTCACGCCTTCTCATACTCCAACCACTTTGCTCAACATCCGGTCTACCCCATCACCGTATTGAGCATATTCTGCCATTCCATCATGGGCTTTGTGGACgtctgcatcttctgctgGCGCGAGAAGCCATGGCGGCACATACCTGGTAGCGATGGAACTTTTCTCGGAAGCTTTGCCTTCTGGCGATTCGGACAGGACTCAAGATACAATGCGGCATTCCATCAACAGAAGTCCGACGTCCCGAGTACCTCGCCTGATGTGCCACTGACCGAGAAGGACGAAGACAGCCGACAGCTCACCTCATCAGAAGGACTTGTGGGCTACCTCAAGCGTTGGAGCAAGTCCTTTTCTTCCCACTCCGGAACGactaccaccacctccggctCCCGCGCTACTACCTCTCCAGACCTCCTCGGTACTAATGCCACCCCTTCGCCACGCAAGTCCCACTTTCCGCCGACCCCGCCCGTTGTCGTCCCGCTTCAGAAGCGCCCTCACCGCCGCACCCACTCCGGCCGCTCTGATCGCCGCATACTGGAAGCCGAGCATGCGCAAGAACGACTGGCGATCGAGCGTGCCGaggcttggaggaggagcgcgTTGATGGAACCCGACGGGCGACAAGACGGGCGGAAAGGCAGCGCGACGAGCGATGGTCAGCAGAGTCTGGGTGGTGGACTTGTGCAGCCGCCGCCCGCAAAGAAGGAGTGGTGGGATCGGCATTTGAGTTTGGGCGGGCAGAGTGTGTTTGgaggtgatgaagaggagagtcATAAGAGCTGATAGCGCGCTGGAATCAGCATGGCATAGCTAGACAGCAATGACTGCTAGACGTAGACGACGTTTCGACACTCGAAACGATAGACtaataattactaatgcGAGCtactctctcctctcctcgtGGTCTTTGGACCTCTATTGTGAAGCCTGTTGGGAAGGACCACGCGGGATGGCGAGTTGGAAAGGTCCGCGTCGGATGGTATGTCTCTTCATAAATGTTCACAAAGCGACCAATCCGACTTGATTGCTTCATGCAAACGGATGGCCTGGTAGTTGACGTGCTGTCTGTGCTTGTCTAGACTGTCTCAGAGTACACATTTCGCCCACTTGAGTATGTCTGGTCGCCTGTTTGTACAAGTTCTCTTCGTCATTACTGTATGCACCATACCCGTCTTGTACAAGTTCCATGTTGCACATTATGCGTTATAAAGTCATCCATGCTTCAAGTGGTAGCGCCATTCTCCTTACTCTCCAGGTATCATCGTTAATGCAAATCGTAAAGATTACGACCACGCGAGCAGCCAGGACCGAGATGTCGTTCGTCACTCAGatgtcgtcctcctcatcttcgccatACAGTTCTGGAAACCGACCAGATACCGTTTCTCCTTGTCGTCCTCGTTCCATCGCACGGGTATCACGCTGACCAAGTTCGCAAAAGGTGTGCCTTCTCTTGTGTAGTTCCCAACCATAACCtgcacctcctccctcttgtGCACCGAGTCCTTCATTCGTAACAATTCCTTTTGCTGATCTCCCTTGTCGCCAAGCGGAGAAAAATTCCCTTTTTGGGACAGAGGAGGATCTCTGATCTCGTCGCTGCCACTGGGACTTTGTAGGAATCGACAGTTGCGTCCGAGGATTTCGGACTCGCTGTAGCCTGTTAGAAGGCTGAAGGCTTCGGAGCAGTACACGATCGGTGTGTCGGGTTCGAAGGTGTCGCAAACGATTACGGCGGCTTCGCAGTCGATGGGTCCGAGGTCGATTTGTGGGTTAGGGCGCCGAGCTACGCGGACCTGCGCAGATGCTGTTAAAGGAAGGACTTTCGAGGCTGATCAGACGGCATGCGGACACCTACCAGTATGCCCATGACATCGAATCCTCCCGGCGCATAAGTCCAGTTGTGGAAGTGCGAACTGCTCCCGGATATTGTTGGCTTGTTCGCTGGCTCAGCAGCAATGTCTTCGATTTGCTCATGCTCCTCTTCCATCAGGCGGCTTGACAAGAGTGTAACAGAAGTTGGAATGTAGCCAATCGGGGTACATTTGCGCGCAAAATGATGAACGAAGGAGGATAGAatgaggcgaggaggtgttgTCACGGTATAGATATCGTGAGCATCACGCAACACGGTGACGATGGTCTGCAAGAGGGTTCCATCACCATGCGGACCCGGCATCTCAATCTGGGGTCCACCTTCTTCACAGCGGCGAATGACCTCATCCaaaagtgaagtgaatgttGCGGCATGTGTGTGATAGGACAAATTGGCGGCCCTACCTCCGCCTCGCGCGTGCGGAATCGCGATTTCACTCGGGGATCGACACGCATTCTCGATGGGGCCAAAACCCTATGTCGCTGGGGTGCACATTTTGGGCTCGTCACAGGATGTGCCGGCCTCTTCAAGCCTGCTCGTCCCTCTTAGCCCTGGAGAGTGCCCTGGACCGTCATGACGCCGTGGCTGGTACGGGAGCACTTGCCGAAGGATGTACCCTGTAGGGGTTCTCGTCGTGACCAGCGTGACTAGGAGGTATCATGTATGCTTGATACATACGAGTGATACGACTGCCACGTCACCAATCTTGAAGATGCGACTATACTAATGCTGCTTTAGAGGCAAGGCGAAAAGAAGCAGCATCGGGTTCTTCTGATAGCTAGGAGTTGTGCTTAATATATACGACTGCAACGTCACCAACCTGCGGAATGCTATCATATTGGTGTTGCTCTGGAGgtgaggcgaagacgagcagcATCTCTCCCACTGTCATCAAGCATACAGCGTGTGAACACATCGGAGTGGCCACCCCCTTGTCACCTTCCAGGGGGTGTCCATTCCGATGCACGCTGTATACGAAGGATTTGTACAATTGAACAAGGGGTA
It encodes the following:
- the MgGpr1 gene encoding putative G protein-coupled receptor (Putative G protein-coupled receptor), which produces MPSIPLVDSHDGPFQTVGIVVRKAIDLATGTATQHFTQPESQQASGTQQHGLLEARASSLGANPNFSASTILLQRQRYQLQVIAATFSSVSVLAAICALYWFMMMRRNFRRDLVLLLVAGDFWKSSWFLISASTTLAGVDVSTPTQICQASGYFLQMGIESCDLAIFLMSLHMSLQIFPPTRSFLGHDGLYRVRYYVLAAWLIIPGAFVSLAFVNAGHAFIAQGGFCTLPIRPFWYRLALSWIPRYLNWIFIMGVAVRIYSHVGYEFKVFADESDHSSSAGAIPGGSDGTQQTRLPGEGDTTRHSYMEQSDAAGVEKAADQNDSIAPDQRGNIVSAIKKPLRPGMAMLTSRESRRQSVPTFTSVFGSGPTWDDGTTAGQDPTLRPISQSTPTSRRGSKQDNNGGHISTEDFAPPPLWTPQPRNHGSFSTINSNKSSNSYDPGHPAPLPPIKEIKTSTSNSVSGAALSRDNAATRALQLRRKAIQRQLRLLFIYPVMYLILWIMPFISHAFSYSNHFAQHPVYPITVLSIFCHSIMGFVDVCIFCWREKPWRHIPGSDGTFLGSFAFWRFGQDSRYNAAFHQQKSDVPSTSPDVPLTEKDEDSRQLTSSEGLVGYLKRWSKSFSSHSGTTTTTSGSRATTSPDLLGTNATPSPRKSHFPPTPPVVVPLQKRPHRRTHSGRSDRRILEAEHAQERLAIERAEAWRRSALMEPDGRQDGRKGSATSDGQQSLGGGLVQPPPAKKEWWDRHLSLGGQSVFGGDEEESHKS